The sequence below is a genomic window from Zygosaccharomyces rouxii strain CBS732 chromosome D complete sequence.
TAAACACGCTGcatcaagaagatgaaaacTTGGAGCCGCTAGGTGactctgatgaagatgaacaagacGTAGAGTACAACGAAGAGAGAGAAGACGCTCTTAtggaagatggtgaagcagatgaagatgaaagcgaggatgaagaagaagatgaagaggagtATGAgcaagatgaagaggagcTTCCGGATGGGATATCGCAAGAGTCCATACAAGTAGAGTAGAGTAGACTGTAATTAATTACTCATTAGTTTAAAGAATCGGACCTGCCGGTCGGTCTTCATAAAATAAAGTGTACAAGTAGGTAGCAAGATTCTACACAATTGACAACTGACGATTCCATCAGTAGCTACTAGAGAGAGCCTCCATCGCCATTGCCGGTTGATCAAAACGATTTACTTCAAGTTTCCCTGTTTTGGCTCATCTCGTCCAACCGAAGAATTGACCTCGCTTATCgctgaacaatttttcagttgaAATATATATTTAAGCACTTCAAACTCTCGAGACAACAAAATCTGCAACTACTCATTTCCTCAAATCTAATAGTGGTAAAACCTTTCCGTCATAGTAGTGGAACAGTAATATTAAATTTAGAATCAAACTAAAAATGGCTGACGAGAAGGAATACATCTCTTACAACAACGTTCATCAATTGGTGCAACAATCTGCGGAAGGTATAAAGCATTTTAAACCAGATATCATTATTGCCatcggtggtggtggtttCATTCCAGCAAGAATCTTACGTACATTTTTAAAACAACCAGGTGTACCAACGATTAGAATTTTTGCCATCATCTTATCACTTTACGAGAATGTTCAAAGTAGTGCAGGTGATGCGGAACAAATAGGTGTTGAAGTTCAAAGAACTCAATGGATTGATTACGAACAATGTAAGTTGGATCTAGTTGGTAAGAACGTCTTGATCGTTGACGAAGTTGATGATACAAGAACCACTCTTCACTATGCTCTAAGTGAGTTGGAAAAAGATGCAGCTGCACAAGCTAAGGCAAAGGGAatagatttggaaaagagTCCTGAATTCAAGACTACCTTCTCCATCTTTGTTCTACATGACAAAATGAAGCCAAAGAAAGCTGATTTGCCTGCAGAAATTATGAACGATAAGCATCGTTATTTCGCAGCTAGAACCGTACCTGACAAGTGGTTTGCTTACCCATGGGAATCGGTTGATATCGTAACCCACACCAAGAGGGCCATTGAACAGGGAAATGATGTTTTCTTGCCCTGAATTCTGTACAATAATTAGTTGTCTACTCGTGATCACTTAACTAATACTATATAGGTGCGTGTTGCATCAAGAACTTTATCTATTTTATAAACTTTAGTCAACACGTATCGAAGCCAATAAGATGAAAATTCCTATTTGGTTAGACTGTGATCCTGGCCACGACGACGCTCTTGCCATCACATTAAGCTGCTTCCACCCTGCCCTGCAATTGCTTGGTATTAGTGCATCCTACGGTAACGCGCCTGCAACCAAG
It includes:
- the HPT1 gene encoding hypoxanthine phosphoribosyltransferase (highly similar to uniprot|Q04178 Saccharomyces cerevisiae YDR399W HPT1 Dimeric hypoxanthine-guanine phosphoribosyltransferase catalyzes the formation of both inosine monophosphate and guanosine monophosphate mutations in the human homolog HPRT1 can cause Lesch-Nyhan syndrome and Kelley-Seegmiller syndrome), whose translation is MADEKEYISYNNVHQLVQQSAEGIKHFKPDIIIAIGGGGFIPARILRTFLKQPGVPTIRIFAIILSLYENVQSSAGDAEQIGVEVQRTQWIDYEQCKLDLVGKNVLIVDEVDDTRTTLHYALSELEKDAAAQAKAKGIDLEKSPEFKTTFSIFVLHDKMKPKKADLPAEIMNDKHRYFAARTVPDKWFAYPWESVDIVTHTKRAIEQGNDVFLP